GTCAAACTGGGATGGTGTTGGAGATGCCACATCTTCAATCCAGATGCAGCGTGGACTCAGTGCGGTTAACCTGGCAACACCTTCCATTGGTGGAACCATGAATATCATTACTGATCCTACACAGCTTGAAGCTGGTGGTAGCTTCAAACAGGAAGCCGGCTCAGGTGCATTCTTGAAGACCACCGTGAATTACAACACTGGCATGATTGCTGACAAAATTGCCATGAGTGGTACTATTGTCCGTAAAACTGGTGATGGTATTGTTGATGGGGCCTGGACCGATGCCTGGGCATACTATTTTGGTGCTTCTTATGCAGTTAACTCTAACAACCGTTTTGAGTTATATGCTATTGGTGCTCCACAGCGTCATGGTCAAAATCTGTACAAGCAGAATGTCATGGCCTATGACCAGGAATTCGCTGAAGAAATAGCTAAAGATGGTGTAGACGATGCAGATTGGGACGCCTATGTAGATAAGTTCACCAAGGATTCCGATGGTTCCGATGTGGGTCATCTGTTTAATCAGAATGTGGCAGATATCAGCTCTGACTATAAGGGACAACAGTATTTTTATATGTACGGCGATCGTACCGAAGATCGATATGATCCCAATTTCCTGAACGAACGGGAAAACTATTTCCATAAACCATTGGTCAACTTGAACCATTATTTAAATCTCACTGAAAAGATGAGACTATCAACGGTTCTGTATTGGTCAGGTGGTTCAGGTGGTGGTACAGGTACATATGGTAAGATTCCAACCTTGGATGGCAATGGCGTCCTGGGTGGTGAAGATTACAAATACTACTATGGTGATGGTCCCTGGACCAGGGATTGGAATACACTTGTTGCTTATAACTCAGGTAGTGATGATACGGTTTATGTTGATAAAACTGCCCTGGTTCGTACCCACGGTGCAGATAACAATCAGTCCGTTGGAATCTTGAGAAACAGCATCAACCGTCAGAGCACCATCGGTTTGATCTCCAAGCTGAACTTTGACATGAGTGACATGTTGAAACTTCAGGTTGGTATCGACTGGCGTACTGCTGGAATTGAGCACACACGTGAAGTCCGTGACCTCATGGGTGGCGACTATTACCTGGATGACTCTGATCCAAATGTAAACAATGGTGACCCCTATCGGGTTGTACTTGGTGACAACATCGATTATTACAATGAGACTACTGTTGACTGGATCGGTGGATTTGCACAGGCCAGTTATACTGCAGGCGCATTGAATGCCTATGGTATGGCCGGATTCTCATCCATCAAATACTCCTATCAGGATCTCTTCACCACAGCACAAGAAGTTATCAAGTCTGACGCTATTGGTGCCATGCAGGTCAAGGGTGGTGGTATGTTCCATCTAGCCGATAACTTCAACATTTTCGGTAACTTTGGTTATGTTGAAAAACCACCAATCATGGACAACGTGATCTATTTTGATGGTACAGTTGCAGCTGATCCTACAAATGAGAAATTCACGAGTACAGAACTTGGTGTGAATTACAAGGCAAAAATGTTTGCAGTAACTGCAAATGCTTACAATACCGATTGGATAGATCGTAATCTGACCAAGGCTGTTACCAGTGGCCAGGGTTCAAGTGGTGATACCGATGTTATTTTCTTAACTGGTGTCAACCAGAACCATAAGGGTCTTGAAGTTGAAGCTTCTGTACAACCTATGCAAATGCTCCGTGTTGATGCATCATTGAGTTTTGGTAACTGGACATTTGGCGATGATGCTGATGGAGACTACCAGAACGAAGCTGGTGAACTATTGGGTGAGTACAGATATGCCTTGAAAGATCTCAAAGTTGGTGATATGCCACAGACTGCCTATATAGTTGGTGCTACTTTGATGCCAATTAAAGGTCTGAGAGTACAGGCAATCTACAGCATCTATGACAACAACTATGCTGACTGGAGTCCTGATAGTCGTATCATTGATGATGCTGATGATAATGGCATACTCAGCGATGCTGAAATAGACGCTGCTGATCGTGTACAAGTTTGGGATGCCCCAGGCTATGCTAAAATGGATCTGCATGTAACCTACGACCTTCCAAAGATCGCCGGTTTCAATGCACAACTGTTTACTCACGTTTTCAATGCTCTTGATGCTACTTATGTTCAAGATGCAGTTGACAATAGCCAGTACAATGGTTTCTCAAGTGGTGCCAGTCACTCAGCTTCAA
This is a stretch of genomic DNA from Candidatus Neomarinimicrobiota bacterium. It encodes these proteins:
- a CDS encoding TonB-dependent receptor, with product MVMVPALALAQGTISGSVTDGTTGDALPGANVIVDGQPYGGASDLSGAFVIEGVPAGNYSVTASVIGYESVTMSAQVASGVATTLNFALTSQALEMSALEVLASRADANTPVAYTNVSKEEMEVRLGSQDIPLVLNTTPSVYATNQGGGAGDARINVRGFNQRNVAVMINGVPQNDMENGWVYWSNWDGVGDATSSIQMQRGLSAVNLATPSIGGTMNIITDPTQLEAGGSFKQEAGSGAFLKTTVNYNTGMIADKIAMSGTIVRKTGDGIVDGAWTDAWAYYFGASYAVNSNNRFELYAIGAPQRHGQNLYKQNVMAYDQEFAEEIAKDGVDDADWDAYVDKFTKDSDGSDVGHLFNQNVADISSDYKGQQYFYMYGDRTEDRYDPNFLNERENYFHKPLVNLNHYLNLTEKMRLSTVLYWSGGSGGGTGTYGKIPTLDGNGVLGGEDYKYYYGDGPWTRDWNTLVAYNSGSDDTVYVDKTALVRTHGADNNQSVGILRNSINRQSTIGLISKLNFDMSDMLKLQVGIDWRTAGIEHTREVRDLMGGDYYLDDSDPNVNNGDPYRVVLGDNIDYYNETTVDWIGGFAQASYTAGALNAYGMAGFSSIKYSYQDLFTTAQEVIKSDAIGAMQVKGGGMFHLADNFNIFGNFGYVEKPPIMDNVIYFDGTVAADPTNEKFTSTELGVNYKAKMFAVTANAYNTDWIDRNLTKAVTSGQGSSGDTDVIFLTGVNQNHKGLEVEASVQPMQMLRVDASLSFGNWTFGDDADGDYQNEAGELLGEYRYALKDLKVGDMPQTAYIVGATLMPIKGLRVQAIYSIYDNNYADWSPDSRIIDDADDNGILSDAEIDAADRVQVWDAPGYAKMDLHVTYDLPKIAGFNAQLFTHVFNALDATYVQDAVDNSQYNGFSSGASHSASRAEVFLGTPRFMNFGLKLHF